A portion of the Choristoneura fumiferana chromosome 6, NRCan_CFum_1, whole genome shotgun sequence genome contains these proteins:
- the Det gene encoding baculoviral IAP repeat containing deterin, which yields MKATEMRVESKILYSVDERLKTFTNWPFDDKNKCNVRNMAEAGFYSVSTGDEDADAAKCFLCGKELDGWEASDDPWAEHKSHAPKCAFVQLGKKEDDLLFSEFLSVVKQYMTNELKQSADTFKDLIDQKAKAVRRSCLKL from the exons ATGAAAGCGACAGAAATGCGCGTGGaaagcaaaatattatattcagTCGATGAAAGGCTGAAGACATTCACAAATTGGCCGTTTGATGACAAGAATAAGTGTAACGTGCGTAACATGGCTGAAGCCGGATTTTATTCAGTGTCTACAGGCGACGAAGACGCTGACGCTGCCAAATGCTTCCTGTGTGGCAAGGAGTTGGATGGCTGGGAGGCGAGTGACGACCCCTGGGCAGAGCACAAAAGCCACGCGCCCAAGTGCGCGTTTGTACAACTGGGAAAAAAGGAGGACGATCTTTTG TTCTCGGAATTCCTATCTGTGGTTAAACAGTATATGACCAATGAGCTGAAGCAATCTGCAGATACCTTCAAGGACCTAATAGACCAGAAAGCCAAGGCTGTCAGACGAAGCTGTTTGAAACTCTGA